The genomic interval GGGTGGACGCCGCGCGCACCTTGCGGCACCTGGTGGGCAATCGCGTGGACGTGGAGGACCTGCTCCAGGAGGCGTACCTGCGGCTGTTGACGGCCGTGAAGGGTTACCGGGGCGAGTCGCGCTTCCGCACGTTCTTCTACCGGGTGTGCTCCAACGTGGCGCTGTCGCATCTGCGGTGGAAGCGGCGAAGGCCGGAGGACTCCGTCGCGGAGCCTCCGGAGTGCGAGGCGCCGGGAGAGGACCCGGAGCGCGCCGCTGCCCGGCGGCAGGCGGCCCGGCTGGTGGAGGTGGCGTTGGAGCGACTCAAGCCCAAGAAGCGAATCGTCTTCGTGTACTACGAGCTGTGCGGCATGAGCCCGGATGAAATCGCCGAGGCCGTGGGGAGCTCCCCCAACACCGTCCGCAGCCGCCTCCACCACGCGCGACTGGAGTTCCACGAGGCCATGCAGCGACTGCTCGTCACCCGCCACCCCGGAGGCGACCATGGCGCACCTTGAGACGGGGGCGCTGTGGGCACTGGCGGCCAACGAATCCACCGCCGAGGAGACCGCGCGCGCGCAGGCACACTTGAGCCAATGCGCGAGCTGCACGGAGGCGCTCGAGCGCACGCGGATGACTCGCGCGATGCTGCACGAGGCGAGAACGGAACAGCCCTCCGTGGACTGGGACACGCTGGGCACGAAGCTGCGGAGCGAGGCCGCGGCGCGGTTGGCGAAGGGCTCCTCACGGTGGCAGTGGCCCAGGATGCCGGCGGTGAGATGGCCGTGGGGACTCGCGCTCGCGGGCGCTGTCGCGGCGATGGTGGCCCTGTGGGTCGTGCTTCCGGGTGGACCCGCGACGCGGGTGGGCGCATCGGATGCGGTGGTCGCGGAGCAGAGCGCGATGGGCTCGAGCACACAGGTGGCGATGAAGGGGTCTGTGCATCCGCATGAGAGCGACGCCGCGCACGCCGAGAGCACCACGGGCGCGATGATGCGGGAGCGCGGAGGGGAGCTGCGTGAGTTGCACGCGGGGATGCGCTTGAGTTCTGGCGCGGCGGTCAAGACTCCGGCGCGGGCCTCGGCGATGTTGCGGTTGCCGGACGCGAGCCGGGCGAAGCTCTCGTCGGAGTCGGAAGTGGAGCTGTCGCGCGCGGAGGCCCGGGACGTTCACCTCACGGTGCGCCAGGGCCGGCTGTCGGTGAAGGCCTCGCACGCGGAGCAGCGCGGCTTCCGGGTGGATGTCGCGGCCCTGCGTGTCTGGGTGGTGGGGACGGTGTTCACTGTCGAGCGCACGGCCGAAGGGGCCTCTGTCGCGGTGGCCGAGGGCCGAGTGCGGGTGGAGAGCGACGGCAGGCCGCCGAGGATGGTGGGGGCCGGTGAGCGCCTCGAGTTGCGTGAGCGAGACAGCGACCTGAAACAAGAGCCCCTGTCGGCGCCGGACCGTGAAGCCCTGGATGCGATGCAGCTCGCGCCCGAGCCCTCACCGCCGGAAGCGGGCCTCACTGTTCCCACGGCCGCGAACACTCCCGAGTCGTCTCAGACCGTGCGCCCCGCGGTGGCCCATGCACCTCAGGCGCCTGGCACGGTGAAGCCCGC from Myxococcus stipitatus carries:
- a CDS encoding FecR domain-containing protein; translated protein: MAHLETGALWALAANESTAEETARAQAHLSQCASCTEALERTRMTRAMLHEARTEQPSVDWDTLGTKLRSEAAARLAKGSSRWQWPRMPAVRWPWGLALAGAVAAMVALWVVLPGGPATRVGASDAVVAEQSAMGSSTQVAMKGSVHPHESDAAHAESTTGAMMRERGGELRELHAGMRLSSGAAVKTPARASAMLRLPDASRAKLSSESEVELSRAEARDVHLTVRQGRLSVKASHAEQRGFRVDVAALRVWVVGTVFTVERTAEGASVAVAEGRVRVESDGRPPRMVGAGERLELRERDSDLKQEPLSAPDREALDAMQLAPEPSPPEAGLTVPTAANTPESSQTVRPAVAHAPQAPGTVKPALATTPSTPVEPKSKVMSASMAVRHDNKPQAQAADAPHPSPETTSPVAKAGSTATPRSGANPELEFEPYPAPSVAESLPPPPPPPPASIQAPSPPVQVAQTPPPKKKEGLIPMSLLSKDSDERFLGYARLQMGPRTCENFLTGLEEIADKSPRPDHREQARYLRARCFEERLQGQDAKMEYRQYLNEFPRGRYAREAGAAILP
- a CDS encoding RNA polymerase sigma factor; protein product: MIFREAQALTATVAPEARLGQEPASPSSSDEQQLHLLVRRLQEGDLTAFDSIYELTRVDAARTLRHLVGNRVDVEDLLQEAYLRLLTAVKGYRGESRFRTFFYRVCSNVALSHLRWKRRRPEDSVAEPPECEAPGEDPERAAARRQAARLVEVALERLKPKKRIVFVYYELCGMSPDEIAEAVGSSPNTVRSRLHHARLEFHEAMQRLLVTRHPGGDHGAP